The Thalassotalea sp. HSM 43 genome window below encodes:
- the recD gene encoding exodeoxyribonuclease V subunit alpha, giving the protein MTLISPFLQASKTSLPYDSYYQASEQLADIEAIDYYLACSILDSLKQRITAHTQTEISQLFHVFMALSSKHRSGHSCVRIGDLANRHEFIDAESDSVASAPQSAKPGFVFADFTSLHQLLDGYFNRDNDSALICYANENLYLRRYWRFESEVVNFIERKRKEFVAVDVNDCQRIIATLFAQSTDDIDWQAVSVANAMNKSLAIIAGGPGTGKTYTVTKLLLALLMLDDSLQIDMVAPTGKAAQRLSESIANAVNGFRQSGQFDQGLMQRIPEQAATIHRLLGVIPNSVNFKFNEDNKLTTDVLLIDEVSMVDLAMMCRVFRAMKDGARVIMLGDANQLPSVATGSVLADIAPFGQTQLSATNVAFLRNMSANFSGLTESKPALDYLCYLTQSRRFSGDGGIGKLASMVIDSQAESAWQLVSGNQDGEVSLAESKNFNDFLYSLIKRHYLALFSADTIEQAFAALDRFRILTPSRKGEQGVELINEYIEHSLQRLGVIDDVNKPYHGKPIMISENHYTTGLFNGDIGLIWQQPGEPLVAYFPEQSSFRRIPLARLPAYETVYAMTIHKTQGSEFANVAMVLSEGQQRLLSRELLYTGITRAKRHIELYCQKSVFTKSVSIKVSRASGLTKRILKPIEDK; this is encoded by the coding sequence ATGACGCTTATTTCACCTTTTTTACAGGCCAGTAAAACATCCTTACCTTATGATAGTTATTATCAGGCGAGTGAACAGCTGGCAGACATAGAAGCCATCGATTACTACTTGGCTTGCAGTATTTTAGACTCACTAAAACAACGCATCACTGCCCACACGCAAACGGAGATTAGCCAGTTATTTCACGTGTTTATGGCGTTAAGCAGCAAACATCGTAGTGGCCATAGTTGCGTTCGAATAGGTGATTTAGCAAATAGACATGAGTTTATTGATGCCGAGTCAGATAGTGTTGCTAGTGCGCCGCAATCAGCTAAACCTGGCTTTGTGTTTGCTGATTTTACCAGTTTGCACCAACTTCTTGATGGATATTTTAATCGTGACAATGACAGCGCACTGATATGTTATGCCAATGAAAACCTTTACTTGCGTCGATATTGGCGCTTTGAATCCGAGGTGGTCAATTTTATAGAGCGTAAACGTAAAGAGTTCGTTGCCGTTGATGTTAACGACTGTCAGCGCATTATTGCCACGTTATTTGCGCAATCAACGGATGACATCGACTGGCAGGCGGTCAGCGTAGCCAATGCGATGAATAAATCCTTGGCCATTATTGCTGGGGGCCCTGGTACGGGAAAAACCTATACGGTTACCAAATTATTATTGGCGTTGCTGATGCTAGACGATAGTTTACAAATCGACATGGTCGCCCCAACCGGTAAAGCGGCGCAAAGATTGAGTGAATCAATAGCCAATGCGGTTAATGGTTTTCGTCAGAGCGGCCAATTTGATCAGGGGTTAATGCAGCGCATCCCAGAGCAGGCTGCAACGATTCATCGATTATTAGGGGTGATCCCAAATTCCGTCAATTTTAAGTTCAATGAAGACAATAAATTAACCACCGATGTGTTATTGATTGATGAAGTCTCTATGGTTGATCTGGCGATGATGTGTCGCGTGTTTCGAGCCATGAAAGATGGCGCTAGGGTAATCATGCTAGGTGACGCCAATCAATTGCCGTCAGTAGCGACGGGCAGTGTCTTGGCCGACATTGCGCCTTTTGGTCAAACACAACTAAGTGCTACGAATGTGGCGTTTTTGCGCAATATGTCAGCGAACTTTAGTGGTCTGACTGAGAGCAAACCCGCATTGGATTACTTATGCTATCTAACTCAAAGCCGTCGTTTTAGTGGTGACGGTGGCATTGGTAAGCTGGCCTCTATGGTGATCGATTCTCAAGCCGAGTCAGCGTGGCAATTGGTTAGTGGTAATCAAGACGGTGAAGTTTCATTGGCTGAAAGTAAAAATTTCAATGACTTCTTGTACTCGTTAATAAAGCGACACTACTTAGCACTATTTTCAGCCGACACAATTGAACAAGCGTTTGCGGCCTTGGATCGCTTTAGGATCCTAACCCCAAGTCGCAAAGGGGAGCAGGGTGTTGAACTTATAAATGAGTATATTGAACACTCCTTGCAACGACTTGGCGTCATTGATGATGTCAACAAGCCGTATCATGGCAAGCCAATAATGATCAGTGAAAATCATTATACAACTGGTTTGTTCAACGGCGACATAGGTCTTATTTGGCAACAACCAGGGGAGCCGTTAGTGGCTTATTTCCCAGAGCAGTCAAGTTTTCGACGTATTCCATTGGCCAGATTACCCGCTTATGAAACCGTATACGCGATGACGATACACAAGACTCAAGGGTCTGAATTTGCCAATGTCGCAATGGTATTGAGCGAAGGGCAGCAACGTTTATTGTCAAGAGAGCTCTTGTACACCGGGATCACTCGTGCTAAAAGACACATCGAATTGTATTGTCAAAAATCGGTATTCACAAAGTCGGTGTCGATAAAAGTCAGTCGCGCATCAGGCTTAACCAAACGCATTCTCAAACCCATTGAAGATAAATAG
- a CDS encoding DUF3087 family protein: MQLQQINKSRYRAHLNKVIIAFIISFALLALGIGQALIVLISAPGADNFWLNVFGVALALMICLSVINQLKHHQFMHEVYYVWRLKQQINLIYRKLKAIKALAFDDNNTDAMIILTFYYQACRQLYELDDNTITLDSLNREQDKLAQHLQSLSLELNASQYDTSLLNIV; encoded by the coding sequence ATGCAACTGCAACAGATAAATAAATCTCGATATCGAGCCCACCTAAACAAAGTAATCATCGCTTTTATCATTAGCTTTGCCTTGTTAGCGTTAGGCATTGGCCAAGCACTTATCGTACTCATATCAGCGCCTGGTGCGGACAATTTTTGGTTGAATGTATTCGGTGTAGCGTTGGCGTTGATGATATGTTTGAGCGTGATTAATCAGCTCAAACATCACCAGTTTATGCACGAGGTATATTATGTATGGCGCCTTAAACAGCAAATCAATCTAATATATCGCAAGTTAAAAGCCATCAAAGCACTGGCATTTGATGATAATAATACCGACGCTATGATTATTTTAACTTTCTATTATCAGGCCTGCAGACAACTGTACGAGCTCGATGATAATACCATTACCTTGGACTCTCTAAATCGAGAACAGGATAAATTAGCACAACATTTACAGTCACTTTCACTTGAATTAAATGCAAGTCAGTATGATACAAGTTTGCTTAACATTGTTTAA
- a CDS encoding isoaspartyl peptidase/L-asparaginase family protein — translation MATLSRAKSFIIKSSIFAAAITLSGLTHAEQFAIAIHGGAGTIEKSKFTPEKLQAYEAKLKQAVDAGYKILNNNGSSTEAIIAAIQVLEASEFFNAGKGAVYTYDGQHELDASIMDGKTLNAGAVSGVKTVKSPIALANEVKDNSVHVMLSGTGAEQFAKKQGLALVDNTYFDSEHRYQQLLDAKEKLKQQEKELKDFQAAHQSLDNKYKYGTVGAVALDKQGNLAAGTSTGGMTAKRFGRVGDAPIIGAGTYANNQSCAVSATGHGEYFIRYHVAADICARMQYQGITLDKAANVVINDVLVEAGGSGGVIAIDANGNISMPFNSKGMYRASRKAGEQAQVAIFKD, via the coding sequence ATGGCAACATTATCCCGAGCAAAATCCTTTATTATTAAGTCTTCAATATTCGCTGCGGCTATTACGCTGTCAGGTTTGACTCATGCTGAGCAATTTGCCATCGCGATTCACGGCGGAGCGGGCACCATCGAAAAAAGTAAGTTCACACCTGAAAAACTGCAGGCCTATGAGGCCAAGCTAAAACAAGCGGTAGATGCGGGTTATAAAATACTCAACAACAACGGCTCAAGCACAGAGGCGATTATCGCTGCCATTCAGGTATTGGAAGCGTCTGAATTCTTTAATGCCGGTAAAGGCGCTGTCTATACCTATGATGGTCAGCACGAATTAGATGCATCGATCATGGATGGTAAAACATTAAATGCTGGGGCGGTCAGTGGCGTAAAAACCGTAAAAAGCCCTATAGCATTAGCCAATGAGGTAAAAGACAATTCAGTACACGTCATGCTAAGTGGTACAGGTGCGGAGCAGTTTGCCAAAAAGCAAGGATTGGCGTTAGTGGACAACACATACTTTGACAGTGAGCACAGATACCAGCAATTGTTAGACGCCAAAGAAAAGCTTAAGCAGCAAGAAAAAGAATTAAAAGACTTTCAAGCGGCACACCAAAGTCTGGATAACAAATACAAATACGGCACGGTTGGCGCTGTTGCTCTGGATAAACAAGGTAACCTGGCAGCAGGCACTTCAACCGGCGGTATGACAGCTAAGCGCTTTGGTCGAGTAGGTGATGCACCAATTATCGGTGCCGGTACGTACGCAAACAACCAATCTTGTGCGGTATCAGCGACAGGCCATGGTGAATATTTTATTCGCTATCATGTTGCTGCTGATATCTGTGCGCGTATGCAATACCAAGGTATCACGCTAGATAAAGCGGCAAATGTGGTGATCAATGATGTATTAGTCGAGGCCGGCGGAAGTGGCGGCGTTATCGCCATTGATGCAAATGGCAATATCTCGATGCCATTTAACTCAAAAGGCATGTATAGAGCCTCTCGAAAAGCAGGTGAGCAGGCACAGGTTGCAATTTTTAAAGACTAA
- a CDS encoding DUF3718 domain-containing protein gives MKKLTLALGSAALSTALLVAPASANSMSSYMENALIDVCKAAKSNNTIRFSNTVDSYRLKTETVALKVVCNGENISDFAATHGAYKTADRLNEALGDVSIEDVALNETEKFYVNF, from the coding sequence ATGAAAAAGTTAACTTTAGCACTAGGTTCAGCAGCTCTATCAACCGCATTATTAGTTGCACCAGCAAGCGCAAATTCAATGTCTAGCTATATGGAAAATGCGTTAATCGATGTTTGTAAAGCAGCTAAGTCAAACAATACTATTCGTTTTAGCAACACAGTTGATAGCTATCGTTTGAAAACCGAAACTGTTGCGTTGAAAGTGGTATGCAATGGTGAAAATATTTCAGATTTTGCAGCGACACATGGCGCATATAAAACTGCAGATCGTTTAAATGAAGCATTAGGTGATGTAAGCATTGAAGATGTGGCATTAAACGAGACTGAAAAGTTTTATGTTAATTTCTAA
- the recB gene encoding exodeoxyribonuclease V subunit beta — translation MENLQAHIIGLEGSHLIEASAGTGKTFNITRLYLRMLLERQLSVENILVMTFTKAATEEIRGRIDNFLRDALANWDRYTRDAEDDYFYALGKRVDKSFAQVAIKHALINLDQAAIYTIHGFCSRVLSEQAFASGLSFSAQMETDDSGLYLQAVQDAYRVLAKQSQTEFELLTQFWPEPESYIKEFLPLLRAETLPSIETIAHFTLNLVRLAQQAKHQLLTHEAFIDQHLISSKKGKELAKRQNEWQDLLLFLDSLMALPVDENSDMTLTASKKQQLIEQLQYCLEQSVDFKFVSSSRWPKAEDKKDIKAQLQNIFQTPLKIEKIIKGFGNALPKAEAFEVLLLSIKMIKNSVLKQKGQLQLLSFDDLIEQLQKALLGERNAVAKPLTELLRQQYPVALIDEFQDTDARQFGIVQDLYLSQQNVEQYALYLIGDPKQAIYGFRGGDIFTYLDAANQVSKRWVMDTNWRSSEQMISGYNHLFYGGQLDKPYQNVFGFDIDYQPVKASVLATKQCLQDPHSDYQALQFVEFTDTDEYMRSGFVTGDFRPQISAWCANEIKRLLLNAHIREEQGEQPIKAADVAVLVRDSIEASEIQQALNDLGIASVYKSQRDNLFNSDVASQFITVLDAVIHYQDDRRFISALATQYFAFHAKQIADLQHDENRYEEVKSWFSQLHRMWSQRGFMAMGLKLLHDYLPKNSGVNERQLTNMIHLLELLQLAWQRMRLPQQLLSYLIEQCHNPLSEVAELRLESDANLVQIVTQHGSKGLEYPIVFVPFSSRHKDPTKQGTSLKQVLKYYDQQSGIRWHVGNDERIRQQMANESYAEDIRLLYVAITRAKHRCYMPLVPFSDYHLSPVGQTLKLQKSQDFASALSKFELNAQSGIGYCQQAGVDPVEGEITQANEEQLSVPVFAGRIERDWWLSSFSALTRNMRHSGRANSERDETEVAQASRQQGLSHLRFSFPKGANTGNLLHDILEYSDFTQPNWPLVAGPRLSKVVNLPNEYSEQAFFDWMDDVLATPMDRQKTSLSSLAATQTLKEAEFYFPMETVDTQSLQWLVNHFRQDYLVTVSANSTTALASIKKPFALSSSKDLQGMMHGFIDLIFTKQDSPESEPQFYVCDYKSSHLGNTMDDYHPDKLSLHISQHNYDLQFLIYALALHRYLQERIADYQFKQHFGGVFYLYLRGMSRENTERQGVFFNPLSEQLIERLDRVFKGESLSDADKTCLQALTQQQQQPEQIDANTNRNTGSTQQSDAANTQQLNLFDLDS, via the coding sequence GTGGAAAATCTACAAGCTCACATTATTGGCCTTGAAGGCTCACATTTAATTGAAGCCAGTGCGGGTACTGGTAAAACCTTTAATATCACTCGATTGTATTTGCGCATGTTATTAGAGCGACAATTAAGCGTTGAGAATATTCTGGTTATGACGTTTACCAAAGCGGCGACAGAAGAGATTCGCGGCCGCATAGATAATTTTCTAAGAGACGCGCTGGCGAACTGGGATCGCTATACAAGGGATGCCGAAGACGACTATTTCTATGCTTTAGGTAAACGTGTTGATAAAAGCTTTGCACAAGTGGCGATTAAGCATGCATTGATTAACCTAGATCAGGCGGCCATTTATACCATTCACGGTTTTTGTTCACGGGTGTTATCAGAGCAAGCGTTCGCCTCAGGTCTTAGTTTTTCCGCACAAATGGAAACCGATGACAGTGGCCTGTACTTACAAGCGGTACAAGATGCCTATCGGGTGTTGGCAAAACAATCTCAAACAGAGTTTGAATTGTTAACGCAATTTTGGCCCGAACCAGAAAGTTATATTAAAGAGTTTTTACCCTTGCTCAGAGCAGAAACCTTGCCGAGCATTGAAACGATAGCGCACTTTACATTGAACTTGGTGCGACTAGCACAACAGGCAAAACATCAATTGCTAACGCATGAGGCGTTTATTGACCAACACCTTATCAGCTCAAAAAAGGGTAAAGAGTTAGCGAAACGTCAAAATGAGTGGCAAGATTTATTGTTGTTTTTAGATTCACTGATGGCGCTGCCCGTTGATGAAAACAGCGATATGACATTAACGGCGAGTAAAAAACAACAGTTAATAGAACAACTGCAATATTGCCTTGAGCAGAGCGTTGATTTTAAGTTTGTATCATCGAGTCGCTGGCCAAAGGCCGAAGATAAAAAAGACATCAAGGCACAGTTGCAAAACATCTTCCAAACGCCGCTAAAAATCGAGAAAATCATCAAGGGTTTTGGTAACGCGTTACCAAAAGCTGAGGCATTTGAAGTCTTGCTTTTATCAATAAAGATGATAAAAAACAGTGTTTTAAAGCAAAAGGGACAATTGCAGCTACTCAGCTTTGATGATTTGATAGAGCAGTTACAAAAAGCTTTGTTAGGGGAGCGAAATGCTGTTGCTAAGCCGCTTACAGAGTTGTTGCGCCAGCAATATCCTGTGGCACTTATCGATGAATTTCAGGATACCGATGCGCGCCAATTTGGCATTGTTCAAGACTTATATTTATCGCAGCAAAACGTTGAACAGTATGCGTTATATCTGATCGGCGATCCGAAACAAGCAATATATGGCTTTCGAGGTGGCGATATATTTACCTATCTTGATGCCGCAAACCAAGTGTCTAAACGCTGGGTTATGGACACCAACTGGCGCAGCAGTGAACAGATGATTAGTGGCTACAATCATTTGTTTTATGGTGGGCAATTGGATAAGCCATACCAAAATGTGTTTGGTTTTGATATTGATTATCAACCGGTAAAGGCGTCGGTGTTGGCAACAAAACAATGCTTGCAGGATCCACATAGCGACTACCAAGCACTGCAATTTGTTGAATTTACTGATACCGATGAGTACATGCGTTCTGGATTTGTTACTGGGGATTTTCGACCTCAGATCAGTGCATGGTGCGCCAATGAAATCAAACGATTGTTGCTCAATGCGCACATCCGTGAAGAACAAGGTGAGCAACCGATTAAAGCTGCGGATGTTGCGGTACTGGTTAGAGATTCTATTGAAGCGAGTGAGATTCAGCAGGCCCTCAATGATTTGGGTATAGCCAGTGTGTATAAGTCACAACGAGACAACCTGTTTAACTCCGATGTTGCCAGTCAATTTATAACGGTGTTAGATGCGGTTATTCATTATCAAGATGATCGTCGCTTTATCAGTGCCTTAGCGACACAATATTTTGCCTTTCACGCTAAGCAAATTGCCGATTTACAACACGATGAAAATCGTTATGAAGAAGTGAAAAGTTGGTTTTCACAGTTACATCGAATGTGGTCGCAGCGTGGCTTTATGGCCATGGGGTTAAAACTGTTACACGATTATCTACCGAAAAATTCAGGTGTTAACGAACGTCAATTAACCAACATGATTCATTTGTTGGAGTTGTTGCAACTGGCCTGGCAGCGTATGCGTTTGCCGCAACAATTATTATCCTATCTTATTGAGCAGTGTCACAACCCGCTATCAGAAGTTGCCGAGTTGCGCTTAGAGAGTGATGCCAATTTGGTGCAGATTGTAACTCAACATGGTTCTAAGGGACTTGAGTATCCAATCGTCTTTGTCCCGTTCTCAAGTCGTCATAAAGACCCAACTAAGCAGGGCACATCGCTTAAACAAGTCCTCAAATATTATGATCAACAATCCGGCATTCGTTGGCATGTTGGTAATGATGAGCGCATAAGACAACAAATGGCTAACGAAAGTTATGCTGAAGATATTCGCTTGTTGTACGTCGCCATAACCCGAGCCAAACATCGATGTTATATGCCTTTGGTCCCGTTTTCTGACTATCATTTATCGCCTGTTGGGCAAACATTGAAATTGCAAAAAAGTCAGGATTTCGCGTCGGCTTTGAGCAAGTTCGAGCTTAACGCTCAAAGTGGTATCGGCTATTGCCAACAAGCAGGCGTAGATCCTGTTGAAGGCGAGATAACACAAGCTAACGAAGAGCAATTGAGTGTGCCTGTTTTTGCCGGTCGCATCGAGCGAGATTGGTGGTTGAGCTCGTTTTCGGCTTTAACTCGAAATATGCGCCATTCTGGTCGCGCCAATTCAGAGCGCGATGAAACGGAAGTCGCACAGGCATCACGCCAACAAGGGCTATCGCATCTAAGATTTTCCTTTCCTAAAGGCGCTAATACCGGTAATTTGCTGCATGACATATTAGAGTACAGTGATTTTACCCAGCCCAATTGGCCACTTGTTGCAGGTCCAAGGTTGAGTAAGGTTGTAAATCTACCAAACGAGTACAGTGAACAAGCATTTTTTGATTGGATGGACGATGTCTTAGCGACACCGATGGACCGTCAGAAAACCAGTTTATCGTCACTTGCAGCGACGCAAACACTTAAAGAAGCAGAATTTTATTTTCCAATGGAGACCGTTGATACGCAATCTCTACAATGGTTGGTTAATCATTTTAGGCAAGATTATTTGGTTACCGTGTCGGCAAATTCTACAACGGCATTAGCATCCATTAAAAAGCCGTTTGCGTTAAGTTCAAGTAAAGATCTACAAGGTATGATGCACGGCTTTATTGATTTGATTTTTACCAAACAAGACTCGCCAGAAAGTGAACCCCAGTTTTATGTGTGTGACTATAAATCCAGCCACTTGGGCAACACCATGGATGACTATCATCCCGATAAACTAAGTTTGCATATTAGCCAACATAATTACGATTTACAGTTTCTGATTTACGCACTGGCGTTACATCGTTATTTGCAAGAGCGTATTGCTGATTATCAATTCAAGCAACATTTTGGTGGTGTGTTTTATTTGTATTTGCGAGGGATGAGTCGTGAAAATACTGAACGGCAGGGGGTATTCTTTAATCCGCTATCTGAGCAGCTAATAGAACGTTTAGATCGAGTATTTAAAGGTGAATCGCTTAGCGACGCAGATAAAACCTGCTTACAGGCATTGACGCAACAGCAACAACAGCCTGAACAAATTGATGCTAATACGAACCGCAATACGGGTTCTACACAACAATCAGATGCGGCAAACACTCAACAATTAAACTTGTTTGATTTGGATAGTTAA
- a CDS encoding winged helix-turn-helix domain-containing protein, with amino-acid sequence MQSTEQPLVLDGWIILHEKSAITKGSQTIHLEPKIMDVLVYLLKNANRVISREELTENVWQSNYTSDEVITRAISVLRKKLGDTGKVHKYIKTIPKHGYVLELEDVSDPAIDEANGSLVSSQSTSAKQGINPIIAMTIAMVTLVVLVVLFSVQLFKTEVVAVTDGKINLKIDQFTAVDNRGSSEMVARVLSERLMTTLSNSESANVVVDHDSLLDLSDARIDFIIRGGVQEIANEYQVNFHFINGSNGDVLWSQSFAGDRDAYHQLVNNISQTINYFITVAYKDQLDLHNLSLKSLQAAILIHQARELRRVNSKENHALAINLLENALLSYPKETRLKSELAWTYLKGVGDIQNGDSKQRVQQLLEEQSQESTQDAMYLGANTLYRYQNDDITLKQAINEFKAAIDAEPDNIELITRLATLYRVNGRYQQAGELLSGVIANNIDYSAAVFQWAKLQSQQNKTPQSISLLEDYVKRNPQDFGINQLLVQLYIDSGKFAPAINHLHKIDMDHSNQRLLEILADSYYFLNQPEATIRYYQKIDITGSPIMSFQRDCLVEILQKQFSQAEKSCQMADTDNNYRSRFHYARVLLLTRDFQSAVQRYETAFANIDDIKGKYSRALLFDQIDYIYALSQTEQSDKVQMLADAILQQLQNQNRMGYLGYGISDVILWIAKGDLEKAGDLFSQALNQGWLHWYDYRYGGPHPALKMLVTDERYSQWKNYIEQAIVDQSNNVNGELKQHPVAE; translated from the coding sequence GTGCAATCGACCGAACAGCCGTTGGTGTTAGATGGGTGGATCATCCTCCACGAGAAGTCAGCCATAACGAAAGGAAGCCAGACAATTCACCTGGAACCAAAGATTATGGATGTCTTGGTGTACCTGTTGAAAAATGCTAATCGAGTTATTTCCAGAGAAGAGCTAACTGAAAACGTTTGGCAATCTAATTATACCTCTGATGAGGTGATCACCCGCGCTATATCGGTATTGCGTAAAAAACTAGGCGATACTGGCAAAGTTCATAAATATATTAAAACCATTCCCAAGCACGGTTATGTGCTTGAGCTAGAAGACGTTAGCGACCCCGCAATTGATGAGGCTAATGGTAGTTTAGTATCAAGCCAGTCAACATCGGCAAAACAAGGCATTAATCCTATTATCGCGATGACAATCGCCATGGTAACACTGGTTGTTTTGGTGGTTTTGTTTAGTGTGCAGTTATTTAAAACCGAAGTCGTCGCGGTTACTGATGGCAAAATCAACTTAAAAATTGATCAATTTACCGCGGTTGATAACCGAGGTTCCAGTGAGATGGTTGCCAGAGTGTTGTCTGAACGATTGATGACCACACTAAGCAATTCTGAATCTGCCAATGTGGTTGTTGATCATGACTCATTACTCGATCTTAGCGATGCACGCATTGATTTTATTATTCGCGGCGGCGTGCAAGAGATTGCTAATGAATATCAAGTTAACTTTCATTTTATTAATGGCAGTAATGGCGATGTACTTTGGAGCCAGTCTTTTGCTGGCGATAGAGATGCTTATCACCAATTGGTAAATAACATCAGCCAAACCATCAATTACTTTATTACCGTTGCGTATAAAGATCAGTTGGATTTACACAATTTGTCTTTGAAAAGCTTACAGGCGGCTATTTTGATACATCAGGCGCGAGAGTTACGTCGGGTTAATAGTAAAGAAAATCATGCGTTGGCAATAAATTTATTAGAAAACGCGTTATTGTCATATCCCAAAGAAACTCGCCTTAAATCAGAGTTGGCTTGGACCTATCTAAAAGGCGTTGGTGATATTCAAAACGGTGACAGTAAACAACGGGTGCAACAATTACTCGAAGAGCAAAGCCAAGAGTCAACACAGGATGCGATGTATTTAGGGGCAAACACTCTGTATCGTTATCAAAATGACGACATTACTCTGAAACAAGCGATCAACGAGTTTAAAGCGGCAATAGATGCAGAGCCGGATAATATTGAGCTCATCACCCGACTAGCAACCTTGTATCGGGTTAATGGTCGATACCAACAAGCCGGGGAGTTATTAAGTGGAGTTATCGCCAACAACATAGATTACTCGGCTGCGGTATTTCAATGGGCTAAATTACAAAGCCAGCAAAATAAAACACCACAAAGCATCAGTCTGCTCGAGGACTATGTAAAACGTAATCCACAAGATTTTGGCATTAATCAACTGTTAGTGCAGCTGTACATCGACAGTGGTAAATTTGCGCCAGCGATTAATCATTTACATAAAATCGACATGGATCATTCGAACCAGCGATTGTTAGAGATTCTAGCGGACAGTTATTATTTTTTAAATCAACCGGAAGCGACCATTCGCTATTATCAAAAAATTGATATCACCGGATCGCCAATTATGTCATTTCAGCGTGACTGCCTTGTTGAAATTTTACAAAAACAGTTTTCTCAGGCAGAGAAAAGCTGTCAAATGGCAGATACCGATAACAATTATCGCAGTCGCTTTCATTACGCCAGAGTATTATTGCTAACGCGTGACTTTCAATCTGCTGTGCAACGCTACGAGACCGCATTCGCAAATATTGATGATATCAAAGGTAAATACTCTCGAGCATTATTGTTTGATCAGATTGATTATATTTATGCGCTTAGCCAAACAGAGCAAAGCGATAAAGTACAAATGTTAGCAGATGCCATATTACAACAATTACAAAACCAAAATCGTATGGGCTACTTAGGATATGGCATCAGTGATGTCATATTATGGATTGCTAAAGGCGATCTCGAAAAAGCCGGTGACTTATTTTCCCAAGCACTAAACCAAGGTTGGTTGCATTGGTATGATTATCGTTACGGAGGACCGCATCCTGCGCTAAAAATGTTGGTAACGGATGAACGCTATAGTCAATGGAAGAACTATATAGAGCAAGCCATAGTGGACCAAAGTAATAACGTTAATGGTGAGCTTAAGCAACATCCTGTTGCGGAATAA